Proteins from one Ovis aries strain OAR_USU_Benz2616 breed Rambouillet chromosome 12, ARS-UI_Ramb_v3.0, whole genome shotgun sequence genomic window:
- the GARIN4 gene encoding Golgi-associated RAB2 interactor protein 4, whose protein sequence is MSRESLLPYHTAQSGAGAGLFNTTMGKLQRQLHKGEYDIFKYAPIFESDFIQITKRGEVIDVHNRVRMVTVGIASTSPLLPLPDVMLLARPATGCDDHAGRGQTTKAKSRKAAKTLELTRLLPLKFVRISIHDREKQQLRLKFATGRSCYLHLCPPLDSREDLFAYWEKLIYLLRPPVDSQSSTYAIPAGDMICMPMFEEDRRSPAAMDFQGRGDQDQVSVRSLHVGSEVSGATSAAFAGGEGLPLDFYSPDPMPDGTMANTKPRELDEESAAGAMMQVAAADATEGDLNVTKSHASEEQSTAIEVTVTKGPEGSKSNIAMAGAAKTSLRTRKTALAHGAKNLKYPSSTSTSLSPEASMTVFGAEATRKTAKGKANQEDEGTLISALPQEDQESEQEERPRRVSQARRGRRERRERREKERALRGSRPRGSAEGRHKTVGDKAIRKTAGRSSGGRRATRDDKKEKGHGSPGDSKRGTVHKGVSHAPITKESRTSHKSARSLSTGSSLSTNKRLSRISSFLRNVRANLTTKTVALSHNKDVDILAKAVERKRMEAIMETAESGQGLEIVGSVTSEATETVTVAAHQ, encoded by the coding sequence ATGAGCCGGGAGTCTCTGCTACCGTATCACACGGCCCAGAGCGGCGCCGGAGCAGGCCTGTTCAACACCACCATGGGCAAACTGCAGCGGCAACTGCACAAGGGTGAGTACGACATATTCAAGTATGCCCCAATCTTCGAGAGCGACTTTATCCAAATCACCAAGAGGGGAGAAGTGATCGACGTGCACAACCGCGTCCGCATGGTGACCGTGGGCATTGCATccaccagccccctcctccccctcccagaCGTCATGCTACTGGCCCGGCCGGCCACCGGCTGCGACGACCACGCAGGCCGTGGGCAGACCACCAAGGCCAAGAGCCGCAAGGCTGCAAAGACCTtagagctcaccaggctccttcccTTGAAGTTTGTGAGGATCTCCATTCACGACCGCGAGAAACAACAGCTGCGCCTGAAGTTCGCCACCGGCCGCTCCTGCTACCTGCATCTGTGCCCCCCGCTGGACTCGCGGGAAGACCTCTTCGCTTACTGGGAGAAGCTCATCTACCTCCTGCGGCCGCCAGTGGACAGTCAGAGCAGCACCTATGCCATTCCAGCCGGGGACATGATCTGCATGCCCATGTTCGAGGAGGACAGGAGGAGCCCAGCGGCCATGGATTTCCAAGGCCGGGGCGATCAGGACCAGGTAAGCGTCAGGAGCCTCCATGTGGGCTCCGAGGTGTCCGGGGCCACCTCTGCAGCTTTTGCCGGCGGGGAGGGCCTCCCACTGGACTTCTACAGTCCCGATCCTATGCCCGACGGGACCATGGCAAACACCAAACCCAGGGAGCTTGATGAAGAGTCAGCAGCGGGGGCGATGATGCAGGTGGCCGCAGCAGACGCCACAGAGGGCGATCTGAACGTGACCAAGTCCCATGCCTCTGAAGAGCAGAGCACGGCCATTGAAGTCACCGTCACCAAGGGCCCAGAAGGAAGCAAAAGCAATATAGCCATGGCAGGTGCTGCCAAAACCTCCCTGAGGACCAGGAAAACGGCCTTGGCTCATGGCGCCAAAAACTTGAAGTACCCTTCCAGCACATCCACCAGCCTCTCCCCAGAAGCCAGCATGACTGTGTTTGGAGCGGAGGCCACCAGGAAGACCGCCAAAGGAAAAGCCAATCAGGAGGATGAGGGGACCCTCATCTCAGCCTTGCCGCAGGAAGACCAAGAGAGTGAACAGGAAGAGAGGCCCCGGAGAGTGTCCCAGGCCCgcaggggaagaagggagaggagggaacGCCGGGAGAAGGAGCGCGCTCTCAGGGGCTCGCGTCCCCGCGGGTCAGCCGAAGGCCGCCACAAGACCGTGGGGGACAAGGCAATCCGGAAGACAGCCGGCCGGTCCTCAGGTGGCCGGAGAGCCACGAGGGATGACAAAAAGGAGAAAGGCCACGGCAGCCCGGGGGACAGCAAGCGGGGCACTGTGCACAAAGGCGTCAGCCACGCTCCCATCACCAAGGAGTCCAGGACCTCGCACAAATCAGCCAGGAGCTTGTCTACCGGGAGTTCACTTTCCACCAACAAGAGACTCAGCAGGATCAGCTCTTTCTTGAGGAATGTCCGAGCCAATCTCACTACGAAGACAGTGGCCTTGTCACACAATAAAGACGTGGACATCTTGGCGAAGGCggtggaaaggaaaagaatggaggcCATCATGGAGACGGCAGAGAGTGGCCAGGGGCTGGAAATCGTTGGGAGTGTGACATCTGAGGCCACGGAGACAGTGACCGTTGCAGCTCATCAATAG